Proteins encoded together in one Pectinophora gossypiella chromosome 20, ilPecGoss1.1, whole genome shotgun sequence window:
- the LOC126376297 gene encoding uncharacterized protein LOC126376297 isoform X1 yields MPLNAFGWSSEEDETLVELVQPHTHLYNIQDPSRKNILARETTWRTIAQALSKPVEECKKRWRGLRDGYMRSKRVGAVHRTKAGVFEKLQFLDGLSTDSAEEVLEEGIIMEDGHQLEETIMDTEQVITDNQEYYEITVVDGPQKPSDIIKNEPFIKILPKTVPEKKIVKKNVGRKKSTPMPRNIAPIKILPKPISCLMSGPKIVGYVEDQKTPEQRSQVIDKLIEKVLKENTNEIDVFFRSMAASVKKLQPNLIPKVKMEVCNVIAKYEMQSFDRHMQ; encoded by the exons ATGCCTTTGAACGCCTTCGGCTGGTCAAGCGAAGAAGACGAAACATTGGTAGAATTAGTGCAACCTCACACCCATTTGTATAATATTCAAGATCCATcaagaaaaaacattttagcGCGGGAGACGACATGGCGTACCATCGCTCAAGCTCTGAGCAAACCAG TTGAGGAATGCAAGAAACGATGGCGAGGACTTCGAGATGGTTATATGAGGAGTAAGAGGGTTGGTGCAGTACACAGGACAAAAGCCGGTGTCTTTGAGAAGCTGCAATTCCTTGATGGACTATCCACGGACAGTGCAGAGGAAGTACTTGAAGAGGGTATTATTATGGAGGACGGACATCAGCTAGAAGAAACTATTATGGACACGGAGCAAGTTATAACTGATAATCAGGAGTATTATGAG aTAACTGTGGTAGACGGACCTCAGAAGCCATCAGACATCATAAAGAATGAACCATTCATTAAAATCCTGCCCAAGACTGTACCAGAGAAGAAAATTGTCAAGAAGAATGTTGGCAGAAAGAAGTCAACTCCGATGCCTCGGAACATAGCTCCAATAAAAATACTACCGAAGCCTATATCCTGCTTGATGAGTGGACCCAAGATTGTGGGGTATGTTGAGGATCAGAAGACCCCGGAGCAACGGTCACAAGTGATAGACAAACTTATAGAGAAAGTTCTAAAAGAAAACACGAATGAAATTGACGTGTTCTTTAGAAGTATGGCGGCAAGTGTTAAGAAACTGCAACCGAATTTGATTCCTAAAGTGAAAATGGAAGTGTGCAATGTCATTGCTAAATATGAGATGCAGAGTTTTGACAGACATATGCAATAa
- the LOC126376297 gene encoding uncharacterized protein LOC126376297 isoform X2, with product MLLSRDMMFFILGVLKKKFEECKKRWRGLRDGYMRSKRVGAVHRTKAGVFEKLQFLDGLSTDSAEEVLEEGIIMEDGHQLEETIMDTEQVITDNQEYYEITVVDGPQKPSDIIKNEPFIKILPKTVPEKKIVKKNVGRKKSTPMPRNIAPIKILPKPISCLMSGPKIVGYVEDQKTPEQRSQVIDKLIEKVLKENTNEIDVFFRSMAASVKKLQPNLIPKVKMEVCNVIAKYEMQSFDRHMQ from the exons ATGTTATTATCTCGGGATATGATGTTCTTCATATTAGgagttcttaaaaaaaagt TTGAGGAATGCAAGAAACGATGGCGAGGACTTCGAGATGGTTATATGAGGAGTAAGAGGGTTGGTGCAGTACACAGGACAAAAGCCGGTGTCTTTGAGAAGCTGCAATTCCTTGATGGACTATCCACGGACAGTGCAGAGGAAGTACTTGAAGAGGGTATTATTATGGAGGACGGACATCAGCTAGAAGAAACTATTATGGACACGGAGCAAGTTATAACTGATAATCAGGAGTATTATGAG aTAACTGTGGTAGACGGACCTCAGAAGCCATCAGACATCATAAAGAATGAACCATTCATTAAAATCCTGCCCAAGACTGTACCAGAGAAGAAAATTGTCAAGAAGAATGTTGGCAGAAAGAAGTCAACTCCGATGCCTCGGAACATAGCTCCAATAAAAATACTACCGAAGCCTATATCCTGCTTGATGAGTGGACCCAAGATTGTGGGGTATGTTGAGGATCAGAAGACCCCGGAGCAACGGTCACAAGTGATAGACAAACTTATAGAGAAAGTTCTAAAAGAAAACACGAATGAAATTGACGTGTTCTTTAGAAGTATGGCGGCAAGTGTTAAGAAACTGCAACCGAATTTGATTCCTAAAGTGAAAATGGAAGTGTGCAATGTCATTGCTAAATATGAGATGCAGAGTTTTGACAGACATATGCAATAa